One stretch of Oscillospiraceae bacterium DNA includes these proteins:
- a CDS encoding glycosyltransferase → MESVIYLNFAISVIFTLCYFYQFVYVFIGLITKPKKFTAKKNHRYAVVISARNEACVIGNLIQSVKEQSYPSELVDVFVVADNCTDNTADAARSAGAIVYERFNKEYVGKGYALDWLFTNIKNDYAHKNFEAYIIFDADNILEHDYIENMNKVFDNGYRIITSYRNSKNYGDNWLTAGYSLWFLREARYLNNARMKLGNSCAVSGTGFLVSADVIEENGGWVHHLLTEDIEFTADSIIKGEKIGYCADAVLYDEQPSSFCVSYKQRLRWAKGFYQVLYHYGWKLFKGIFKGSFSCYDMLMMLSPAMLLTISSVLINIGAIAISAFIAPAYIPMLFEVLAKTVLSFYFMFFALGAVTIITEWNKINCKNSKKILHLFTFPLFLLTYAPIAIIALFKRVKWEPIRHSVTKTIDDIEHEFVRK, encoded by the coding sequence ATGGAATCAGTAATATACTTGAACTTTGCTATTTCGGTTATATTTACGCTGTGTTATTTTTATCAGTTTGTTTATGTGTTTATTGGACTTATCACAAAGCCGAAAAAATTTACCGCCAAAAAAAATCACCGCTATGCCGTTGTCATTTCTGCAAGAAATGAAGCCTGCGTTATAGGAAATCTGATACAGAGCGTCAAGGAGCAAAGTTATCCTTCGGAGCTTGTTGACGTATTTGTGGTTGCGGATAACTGCACCGACAACACGGCGGATGCCGCGCGCAGTGCAGGTGCCATTGTGTATGAGCGCTTCAATAAAGAGTACGTGGGCAAGGGCTATGCACTGGACTGGCTGTTCACAAATATTAAGAATGATTATGCACACAAAAATTTTGAGGCTTACATAATTTTTGATGCCGACAACATTCTTGAGCACGATTACATTGAAAATATGAATAAGGTCTTTGATAACGGATACCGCATAATCACCAGCTACCGCAACTCCAAGAATTATGGTGACAACTGGCTTACTGCAGGATATTCACTGTGGTTCCTGCGCGAAGCACGCTATCTCAACAATGCCAGAATGAAGCTGGGCAACAGCTGTGCCGTGTCGGGCACGGGCTTTCTCGTAAGTGCTGATGTTATTGAAGAAAACGGCGGCTGGGTGCACCATCTTCTCACCGAGGATATCGAATTTACTGCCGACAGCATTATCAAGGGCGAAAAAATCGGCTATTGCGCCGATGCTGTGCTTTACGACGAACAGCCCTCCAGCTTCTGCGTTTCCTATAAGCAGAGACTGCGCTGGGCAAAGGGCTTTTATCAGGTGCTTTACCATTACGGATGGAAGCTTTTTAAGGGTATTTTCAAGGGCAGCTTTTCCTGCTACGATATGCTTATGATGCTCAGCCCCGCAATGCTTCTTACGATTTCCAGTGTGCTTATCAACATCGGCGCCATTGCGATATCTGCGTTCATCGCTCCCGCATATATCCCCATGCTTTTTGAGGTACTTGCCAAAACGGTACTCAGCTTTTACTTTATGTTTTTTGCGCTGGGTGCGGTTACCATTATCACCGAATGGAACAAGATAAATTGTAAAAACAGTAAAAAAATACTGCATCTTTTCACTTTTCCCCTGTTCCTTCTGACCTACGCCCCCATCGCCATTATCGCCCTGTTCAAGCGTGTAAAATGGGAGCCTATCCGCCACTCGGTTACCAAGACTATTGATGACATCGAGCATGAATTTGTCAGAAAATAA
- a CDS encoding ECF transporter S component: protein MENTNRKRQHTRTLVLLALLSAIVAVLAYYGGFIKIGGFASISLTLIPVVIGSALCGPYAGAWLGAVAGVIFFATPDAAFWLGLSVHGTIITVMVKGILAGLCAGLVYKLLEKFNRYVALVVSAVVCPVVNTGIFLLGSLIFFMDAVSSGATAEGMSVGMYLIVFFVGLNFVFELITNIILSPAIVRILDAAKRKNI from the coding sequence ATGGAAAACACAAACAGAAAAAGACAGCACACCAGAACGCTGGTACTGCTCGCGTTGCTTTCGGCGATTGTGGCGGTTCTGGCATACTACGGCGGGTTTATCAAAATCGGCGGATTTGCGTCCATTTCACTGACCCTCATACCCGTAGTCATCGGCTCAGCTTTGTGCGGCCCGTACGCAGGTGCGTGGCTTGGAGCTGTGGCAGGTGTTATATTCTTTGCTACACCCGACGCGGCATTCTGGCTGGGACTCAGTGTACACGGAACAATCATTACCGTAATGGTAAAGGGTATTCTGGCGGGCTTGTGTGCAGGACTTGTATATAAGCTTCTTGAAAAATTCAACCGCTATGTTGCGCTTGTTGTAAGTGCTGTTGTATGCCCCGTGGTGAATACGGGAATATTCCTTTTGGGCTCGCTTATTTTCTTTATGGATGCAGTGAGTTCAGGTGCAACGGCAGAGGGAATGTCGGTAGGAATGTATCTTATTGTATTCTTTGTGGGACTGAACTTCGTTTTTGAGCTTATCACCAACATTATTCTCAGCCCCGCAATCGTAAGAATACTTGATGCGGCAAAAAGGAAGAATATATAA
- a CDS encoding LacI family DNA-binding transcriptional regulator: MVQGKRFSRKGVAQRMKSVSVKDIARELNISLSTVHKALTGKPGVGEQRRKQVLETAQRLGYSVNAVAQSLSRKDITLGIFMPSNWQNYFESMQEGIQKEIDSLAKYKVRGLFYHISSDFSDSDTQSALLWLKENRIDALIYCPSMYNLNDTFVTALKKSSLPVFIAGGDVGEIESITAVVTHAVSAGKLAADFLHCVHGKKLNAVMFTGSLRVDSHREKTDAFRKRVEKFGGKVCDVYETEDNTQKAYECAKRMLVEHSDVNAVYVSTATSEPVCRYIEQMGYSGKITLVCTDIFDELRNYMKNNTVQATVYQNQKKVGSLCVRKAYEYLVEKNSYHTGEKSTVHTVYVRPALYLLTDVE; the protein is encoded by the coding sequence ATGGTGCAAGGAAAACGTTTCTCCCGGAAAGGAGTTGCCCAAAGAATGAAAAGTGTTTCGGTTAAGGATATTGCACGCGAACTGAATATTTCTCTTTCCACTGTTCACAAGGCGCTTACGGGTAAGCCGGGTGTTGGCGAACAGCGCCGTAAACAGGTGCTTGAAACGGCTCAGAGACTGGGATACAGCGTTAATGCCGTAGCACAGTCCCTTTCACGAAAGGATATAACACTGGGAATTTTCATGCCATCAAACTGGCAGAATTACTTTGAAAGCATGCAGGAGGGTATTCAGAAAGAGATAGACAGCCTGGCTAAATACAAGGTGCGCGGTCTGTTTTACCATATTTCCTCCGATTTTTCCGATTCCGACACTCAGAGCGCTCTTTTGTGGCTTAAGGAAAACCGTATTGACGCGCTTATTTATTGTCCGTCCATGTACAATCTGAACGACACGTTTGTGACGGCGCTTAAAAAATCCTCTCTTCCCGTGTTTATTGCAGGCGGAGATGTGGGTGAAATAGAGAGCATCACCGCTGTTGTTACGCATGCTGTTTCCGCAGGCAAGCTTGCGGCGGACTTTTTGCATTGTGTTCACGGCAAGAAGCTTAATGCCGTTATGTTTACCGGCTCACTGCGTGTCGATTCCCACCGCGAAAAAACCGATGCTTTCCGCAAAAGAGTGGAAAAATTCGGCGGTAAGGTATGCGATGTCTATGAAACGGAGGATAACACACAAAAGGCTTACGAGTGCGCAAAGCGTATGCTCGTCGAGCATAGTGATGTGAATGCGGTTTACGTTTCCACGGCTACCTCCGAGCCTGTCTGCCGTTACATTGAGCAGATGGGGTACAGCGGTAAAATAACGCTGGTATGCACTGATATTTTTGATGAACTCAGAAATTATATGAAAAATAACACTGTTCAGGCAACGGTATATCAGAACCAGAAAAAGGTGGGAAGCCTTTGCGTGAGAAAGGCGTATGAGTACCTGGTTGAAAAAAACAGTTATCATACCGGGGAAAAATCCACCGTTCATACGGTGTATGTGCGTCCTGCACTGTATCTTTTGACGGACGTGGAATGA
- a CDS encoding L-lactate dehydrogenase, with amino-acid sequence MSKITVIGAGNVGSTIAYTLTVAGIASEIVMIDINENKAFGEAMDIRQGVSFCSPCSIYSGEYHDASGSDIVIITSGVARKPGQTRLELAQTNINIIKDITPKITKYAPEASYIIVSNPVDILTYVFTKYSGIPENRIIGSGTLLDSARLRSYLSEYYAINQNNIHAYVLGEHGDSSFVPWSLANISNIPIQECGKAFARNDKVLPELNYPEVEDYVRKSGATVIANKGATFYAVSASVCHICKALMGAVGTTMTVSTMFHGEYGIEDVCLSTLCNMGNMVIRNKIMMPLNDEEIVYFRASAQKLKETLKSVEI; translated from the coding sequence ATGAGCAAGATCACCGTCATCGGTGCCGGCAATGTTGGCTCCACCATCGCATATACTCTCACGGTTGCAGGCATAGCATCCGAAATTGTTATGATTGATATCAACGAAAACAAGGCGTTCGGCGAGGCAATGGATATCCGCCAGGGCGTTTCCTTCTGCAGTCCCTGCTCCATTTACTCGGGAGAATATCACGACGCGTCGGGAAGCGATATTGTAATAATCACCTCCGGTGTGGCGAGAAAGCCCGGCCAGACCCGTCTGGAGCTGGCACAGACAAACATCAACATTATCAAGGACATCACTCCCAAAATAACCAAATACGCCCCCGAAGCCTCTTACATAATCGTCAGCAACCCTGTTGACATACTGACCTATGTATTCACCAAGTATTCGGGTATTCCCGAAAACCGTATCATCGGCTCGGGTACGCTTCTTGATTCTGCAAGACTGCGTTCCTACCTGTCTGAATACTACGCAATAAACCAGAACAACATCCATGCTTATGTACTGGGCGAGCACGGGGATTCCTCCTTTGTGCCCTGGTCTCTTGCCAACATTTCCAACATTCCCATTCAGGAATGCGGCAAGGCATTCGCAAGGAACGACAAGGTTCTGCCCGAGCTTAACTATCCCGAGGTAGAGGATTACGTAAGAAAATCCGGTGCTACCGTTATTGCCAACAAGGGTGCAACCTTCTATGCCGTTTCCGCCTCCGTGTGCCACATCTGCAAGGCACTTATGGGTGCGGTAGGTACTACCATGACGGTTTCAACCATGTTCCACGGCGAATACGGTATTGAGGATGTATGTCTGAGCACTCTGTGCAACATGGGCAACATGGTAATACGCAATAAGATTATGATGCCTCTCAATGACGAAGAAATAGTCTACTTCCGCGCCAGCGCACAAAAGCTTAAGGAAACTTTAAAAAGCGTTGAAATATAA
- a CDS encoding 4Fe-4S dicluster domain-containing protein — protein MIKIDFCGNMVSRLGFGAMRLPVKEDQTINFEKAEALFDYAMANGVNYFDTAFGYHNGKSAEFVGKCLSKYDRSSYYVANKMPAWNLKAPGDLHTIFEKQLSDLKTDYIDYYLLHSMTPDTWKTFKAMGAYEFCLDKKKKGIIKNLGFSFHGTPELLKELLDFAEWDFVQIQFNYLDYYSANAKLEYDMITARGIPVIVMEPVRGGKLADISPRARAEIDKVSPDTSSAAMALRFAGSFENVSVILSGMSNEAQVKENIELFSSELSLGEKEMTALYNAANEMRRIETIPCTACSYCTEVCPMGIDIPFIFDAYNKYLETKDMGEFKNAYAEKCSEGKRAPDCIKCEACVAKCPQSISIPDILALMPKLDK, from the coding sequence ATGATAAAAATTGATTTTTGCGGTAATATGGTTTCCCGTCTGGGCTTCGGTGCGATGCGTCTGCCCGTAAAAGAGGATCAGACAATAAATTTTGAAAAAGCCGAGGCGCTTTTTGACTATGCAATGGCCAACGGAGTGAATTATTTTGACACCGCTTTCGGCTATCATAACGGCAAATCCGCCGAGTTTGTGGGCAAATGCCTGTCAAAATATGACCGTTCGAGCTACTATGTGGCAAACAAAATGCCCGCATGGAACTTAAAAGCTCCCGGGGATTTGCACACTATTTTTGAAAAGCAATTAAGTGACCTTAAAACCGATTACATCGACTATTACCTGCTTCATTCCATGACACCGGACACCTGGAAAACCTTTAAGGCTATGGGCGCTTATGAATTCTGCCTTGATAAAAAGAAAAAGGGTATAATAAAAAATCTGGGCTTTTCGTTCCACGGCACGCCTGAGCTGCTTAAAGAGCTGCTGGACTTTGCCGAGTGGGATTTCGTGCAGATACAGTTTAATTATCTTGATTATTATTCTGCAAATGCCAAGCTTGAATATGATATGATAACCGCCCGCGGTATACCCGTAATCGTCATGGAGCCGGTACGCGGCGGAAAATTGGCTGACATTTCCCCGCGCGCACGGGCGGAGATAGATAAGGTGTCGCCTGATACGTCCTCTGCCGCCATGGCATTGAGATTTGCAGGTAGCTTTGAAAATGTTTCCGTGATACTCAGCGGTATGTCAAACGAGGCGCAGGTAAAGGAAAATATAGAGCTGTTTTCATCCGAACTCTCCCTTGGCGAAAAAGAAATGACGGCACTGTATAATGCCGCCAACGAAATGCGCCGTATTGAAACCATCCCATGCACCGCCTGCAGCTATTGCACCGAGGTGTGCCCAATGGGAATTGATATCCCCTTTATTTTCGATGCATATAATAAGTATCTGGAAACCAAGGATATGGGTGAGTTCAAAAATGCTTATGCCGAAAAATGCTCCGAGGGAAAACGTGCTCCGGATTGTATAAAATGTGAAGCCTGCGTTGCAAAATGCCCCCAGAGTATAAGCATCCCGGACATACTGGCGCTTATGCCAAAGCTTGATAAATAA
- the fumC gene encoding class II fumarate hydratase, whose product MDYRIEHDSMGEIKVPADKLWGAQTQRSHENFEIGVGIETMPAEIIHAFGILKKAAAQANAVLKPEKMTAKKLGFIEKACDDVIAGKLSDNFPLVVWQTGSGTQSNMNANEVIANYGNSMAGEKLLHPNDDVNMSQSSNDTFPTAMHIAAVLMLEDKLIPAVQTLIDTFKRLEAENEGIVKSGRTHLQDATPIKFSQEISGWRSSLEKDVELIKLSLKPLHELALGGTAVGTGLNAHPDFGRVVAEKVSGITGKPFVTAENKFHALTSKDELVFAHGAIKALAGDMMKIANDVRWLASGPRDGLGEIFIPENEPGSSIMPGKVNPTQCEAVTMVAVQVMGNDVAVGMAASQGNFELNVFMPVCIYNFLQSARLMAEAILSFNKNCACGIKANKEKMHHNLHNSLMLVTALNPYIGYENAAKTAKKAFKDNISLKEACVQLGFLTAEKFDEVFHPEQMV is encoded by the coding sequence ATGGATTACCGTATTGAGCATGACTCCATGGGTGAAATAAAAGTTCCCGCAGACAAGCTGTGGGGCGCGCAGACCCAGAGAAGCCATGAAAACTTTGAAATAGGTGTGGGCATCGAAACAATGCCTGCTGAAATCATTCACGCTTTCGGAATACTCAAAAAAGCCGCTGCTCAGGCAAACGCGGTATTGAAGCCCGAAAAAATGACCGCAAAAAAGCTTGGCTTTATTGAAAAAGCCTGCGACGATGTTATCGCAGGAAAACTGAGTGACAACTTTCCGCTTGTTGTATGGCAAACAGGCTCAGGCACCCAGTCCAACATGAATGCCAACGAGGTTATCGCCAACTACGGCAACAGCATGGCAGGCGAAAAGCTTCTCCATCCCAACGATGACGTAAACATGAGCCAGTCCTCAAACGACACTTTCCCCACCGCAATGCACATTGCGGCGGTACTTATGCTGGAGGACAAGCTTATCCCCGCGGTTCAGACACTTATCGACACCTTCAAGCGTCTTGAGGCGGAAAACGAAGGCATTGTAAAGAGCGGCAGAACACATCTTCAGGATGCAACCCCCATAAAGTTCAGCCAGGAAATAAGCGGCTGGCGCTCCAGTCTCGAAAAGGATGTTGAGCTTATAAAATTAAGCCTTAAGCCTCTGCACGAGCTGGCGCTGGGCGGTACCGCGGTAGGTACGGGACTTAACGCGCATCCCGACTTCGGAAGAGTGGTTGCCGAAAAGGTAAGCGGTATCACAGGCAAGCCCTTTGTCACCGCCGAAAACAAGTTCCATGCTCTCACCTCCAAGGACGAATTGGTATTCGCTCACGGTGCAATAAAGGCACTGGCAGGCGATATGATGAAAATAGCCAACGACGTGCGCTGGCTGGCAAGCGGTCCCCGCGACGGTCTGGGTGAAATATTCATTCCCGAAAACGAGCCCGGCTCCTCCATCATGCCCGGCAAGGTCAACCCCACCCAGTGCGAAGCAGTTACCATGGTAGCCGTACAGGTAATGGGCAACGATGTTGCGGTAGGTATGGCGGCATCCCAGGGCAACTTTGAATTAAACGTATTCATGCCCGTGTGCATTTACAACTTCCTGCAGTCTGCAAGACTTATGGCGGAGGCAATTCTTTCCTTCAACAAGAATTGCGCCTGCGGAATCAAAGCGAACAAAGAGAAAATGCACCACAATCTGCACAATTCTCTCATGCTGGTCACCGCGCTCAACCCTTATATAGGTTACGAAAACGCGGCTAAAACAGCAAAGAAGGCGTTCAAGGACAATATCTCCCTTAAAGAGGCATGTGTCCAGCTTGGATTCCTTACCGCGGAGAAATTCGACGAGGTATTCCATCCCGAGCAGATGGTATGA
- a CDS encoding disulfide reductase, translated as MKTVSYFPGCTLKTKAKMLDIYARKSMEKLGVCLEEIENWQCCGGVFTTSRDEIATKLSSVRALKAAQDKGQPLVSVCSACHNVIKQTNHAMQNDAEFSSHVNNYMGADGPYDGTTQVLHLLELIRDEIGFDKVKEAVVKPLEGKKIGAYYGCLLLRPSGVMKMDDPENPTIMENLIRALGGEPVIYPFRNECCGGYIALENADSAKARSSKVFGSAQSHGADIIVTACPLCKYNLEKNGSTVPVVYFTELLAEALGVKEEQDAQ; from the coding sequence ATGAAAACAGTATCCTACTTTCCCGGCTGTACTTTAAAGACAAAAGCCAAAATGCTTGACATATACGCCAGAAAAAGCATGGAAAAGCTGGGTGTATGTCTTGAAGAAATAGAAAACTGGCAGTGCTGTGGCGGCGTTTTCACCACTTCGCGTGACGAAATTGCAACAAAGCTCTCCTCTGTCAGAGCGCTCAAGGCGGCACAGGATAAAGGTCAGCCCCTTGTCAGTGTGTGCTCCGCCTGCCACAATGTTATAAAGCAAACCAATCACGCCATGCAAAACGATGCCGAGTTCAGTTCCCATGTCAATAACTACATGGGCGCAGACGGACCCTACGACGGCACCACACAGGTGCTTCATCTTTTGGAGCTGATCCGTGACGAAATCGGTTTTGACAAGGTAAAAGAAGCGGTTGTAAAGCCCCTTGAGGGCAAAAAAATCGGTGCATATTACGGCTGTCTGCTTCTCCGCCCCAGCGGTGTCATGAAGATGGACGACCCCGAAAACCCCACGATTATGGAAAACCTTATCCGCGCTCTGGGCGGTGAGCCCGTTATATATCCTTTCCGCAACGAATGCTGCGGCGGTTACATAGCACTGGAGAATGCCGACAGCGCCAAGGCGCGCAGCAGTAAGGTTTTCGGCAGTGCACAAAGCCACGGTGCAGATATCATCGTTACCGCCTGCCCCCTTTGCAAGTACAACCTTGAAAAGAACGGCTCCACCGTTCCCGTAGTATATTTCACAGAGCTTCTTGCCGAGGCACTGGGTGTCAAGGAGGAACAAGATGCACAATAA
- a CDS encoding type III pantothenate kinase has translation MILTIDIGNSNISLGGFEGDLLCFVVRISTEAKKTADEFATKILGVLSLHGIDKQCIDGCIISSVVPTLNLVMKDAVRIIWGIDSLMVGPGIKTGINIHCDTPSSVGADIICACVAANGIYGCPALIVDMGTATKMAVVNDKGAFIGVSIIPGVLMGLNSLSEDTAQLPEVELEAPRFVVGKNTSDSMRSGVVFGNASMIDGMIDRICDEIGSDIPVYATGGVAHLIIPHCKHDIVIDETLVLKGLNILYSKNN, from the coding sequence GTGATACTTACAATAGATATCGGAAATTCAAATATATCTCTTGGCGGCTTTGAAGGCGACCTGCTTTGCTTTGTGGTTCGTATTTCCACCGAAGCGAAAAAGACTGCCGATGAGTTTGCAACTAAAATACTCGGTGTTCTTTCACTGCACGGTATCGATAAGCAATGTATAGATGGCTGTATAATCTCTTCGGTAGTTCCCACGCTTAATCTTGTTATGAAGGATGCCGTCAGAATTATTTGGGGCATAGACTCTCTGATGGTGGGGCCCGGAATAAAGACCGGCATCAACATCCACTGCGACACTCCCTCCTCGGTGGGAGCGGATATTATATGCGCCTGCGTTGCGGCAAACGGCATTTACGGCTGTCCCGCGCTGATTGTGGATATGGGAACTGCCACAAAAATGGCAGTTGTAAATGATAAGGGTGCCTTTATCGGTGTTTCCATTATACCCGGCGTACTTATGGGGCTTAACTCACTGTCGGAGGACACGGCTCAGCTTCCCGAGGTGGAGCTTGAAGCGCCCAGATTTGTTGTAGGAAAAAATACCTCGGACAGTATGCGCTCGGGCGTTGTTTTCGGAAATGCATCAATGATAGACGGTATGATTGACCGTATTTGCGACGAAATTGGCTCGGATATCCCCGTATACGCAACGGGAGGAGTAGCGCATCTTATTATTCCGCACTGCAAGCATGATATTGTGATTGACGAAACACTCGTTCTTAAGGGGCTTAATATTCTTTACAGTAAAAATAACTGA
- a CDS encoding ferrous iron transport protein A: protein MNLKEAQEGKEYIIKAIDTDDEEMDAFLFSLGCYSGEAITVISHLKGGCIVSIKDGRYNIDNQLASAIIV from the coding sequence ATGAATCTGAAAGAAGCGCAAGAGGGAAAAGAATATATCATTAAAGCTATCGACACCGATGACGAGGAAATGGATGCGTTTTTGTTTTCTCTCGGCTGTTACAGCGGCGAGGCTATTACCGTTATTTCCCACCTGAAAGGCGGCTGTATTGTTTCCATCAAGGATGGCAGATACAATATTGACAATCAGCTTGCAAGCGCCATTATAGTATAA
- a CDS encoding ferrous iron transporter B, translating to MRIALAGNPNSGKTTMYNALTGSNEKVGNWAGVTVDKKERPIKKAYINGSNELIAVDLPGAYSMSPFTSEESITSAYVKNENPDAIINIVDATNLSRSLFFTTQLMELGVPVVVALNKSDINSKKQTKIDVAALSESLGCPVVETVSTSADGLKEVVKAAEEAAGKGQKAPYVQGETDLTSKEAVVAADRKRFEFVKGIVKKVETRKVLTKDRNFGDKIDAVLTNKWLGIPIFAVVMWLVFQISQVWVGTPVADLLVGWLESFQGWVGELLADASPLLYALLVDGVIGGVIAVIGFLPLVMVMYFLIALLEDCGYMSRVAVVLDPIFKKVGLSGKSVIPFVITIGCAVPGIMASRTIRNERERRATAMLSPFMPCGAKIPVIALFAGAFFDDAGWVSTVMYLSGIVLIFIGALLVNAITGARKRKSYFIIELPEYKVPSFWGAFKSMCGRGWAYIVKAATIILLCNTAVQIMQSFTWSFAVAETSDVSILAWVARPFAYILVPIVGVLSWQLAAAAVTGFIAKENVVGTLAVCFVGLENLINADELALVEGAGAQAAGIMAITKVAALAYLMFNLYTPPCFAAIGAMNAEMKSAKWLWGGIGLQMGVGYTVSYFVYTIGTLITDAQSLNIGTALGGLLVVAVFVIIIVSLINSTNKKIKEEYALKKA from the coding sequence ATGAGAATTGCTCTCGCAGGAAACCCCAATTCCGGTAAAACCACAATGTACAATGCCCTGACCGGCAGTAATGAAAAGGTGGGCAACTGGGCGGGTGTTACCGTAGACAAAAAGGAACGCCCCATCAAAAAAGCCTACATAAACGGCAGTAATGAGCTTATCGCGGTAGACCTTCCCGGCGCTTATTCCATGTCCCCCTTTACATCCGAGGAGAGCATTACCAGCGCCTATGTCAAGAATGAAAACCCCGATGCAATCATCAATATTGTTGATGCCACCAACCTCAGCCGAAGCCTGTTCTTCACGACACAGCTTATGGAGCTGGGTGTGCCGGTGGTGGTTGCGCTTAACAAGAGTGATATAAATTCCAAAAAGCAAACTAAAATAGACGTTGCGGCGCTTTCTGAAAGTCTGGGCTGTCCCGTTGTTGAAACCGTTTCCACCTCGGCAGACGGTCTTAAGGAAGTGGTAAAGGCGGCTGAGGAAGCGGCAGGAAAGGGTCAGAAGGCTCCATATGTTCAGGGCGAAACAGACCTTACAAGCAAAGAGGCGGTTGTGGCGGCTGACCGCAAGCGCTTTGAGTTTGTAAAAGGCATTGTCAAAAAGGTTGAAACCCGTAAGGTTCTTACAAAGGACAGAAACTTCGGCGATAAAATAGATGCTGTTCTCACCAACAAATGGCTGGGTATACCGATATTTGCAGTTGTTATGTGGCTGGTTTTCCAGATTTCCCAGGTATGGGTGGGCACTCCCGTTGCAGACCTTCTGGTAGGCTGGCTTGAAAGCTTCCAGGGCTGGGTGGGCGAGCTTCTGGCAGATGCTTCTCCTCTGCTTTACGCATTGCTTGTTGACGGTGTCATCGGCGGTGTTATCGCGGTAATCGGATTTTTACCGCTGGTAATGGTAATGTACTTCCTCATCGCACTGCTGGAGGATTGCGGATATATGTCCCGTGTGGCAGTAGTGCTGGACCCCATTTTCAAAAAGGTCGGTCTTTCGGGTAAATCCGTTATTCCCTTTGTTATCACCATCGGTTGTGCCGTTCCCGGTATTATGGCGAGCCGTACCATCAGAAACGAGCGTGAACGCAGAGCAACAGCAATGCTTTCTCCCTTTATGCCCTGCGGTGCCAAAATTCCAGTAATCGCACTTTTTGCAGGCGCGTTCTTTGATGACGCAGGTTGGGTAAGCACTGTTATGTATCTCAGCGGTATCGTACTCATATTCATAGGCGCACTGCTGGTAAACGCAATAACAGGTGCGCGAAAACGCAAATCCTATTTTATTATCGAGCTTCCCGAATATAAAGTCCCCTCTTTCTGGGGCGCATTCAAATCCATGTGCGGACGCGGCTGGGCTTACATAGTCAAGGCGGCTACCATCATTCTGCTGTGTAATACCGCAGTTCAGATAATGCAGAGCTTCACCTGGTCCTTTGCCGTTGCCGAGACATCGGATGTATCCATTCTTGCCTGGGTTGCACGTCCCTTCGCATATATCCTTGTTCCCATCGTGGGTGTTCTTTCCTGGCAGCTTGCCGCGGCGGCGGTTACGGGCTTTATTGCCAAGGAAAACGTTGTAGGCACACTGGCGGTATGCTTTGTAGGTCTTGAAAATCTCATTAATGCAGATGAGCTGGCTCTCGTTGAGGGCGCGGGTGCGCAGGCGGCAGGCATTATGGCAATCACCAAGGTTGCGGCGCTGGCTTACCTGATGTTCAACCTGTATACACCTCCCTGCTTTGCGGCAATCGGCGCTATGAATGCCGAAATGAAGAGCGCAAAGTGGCTGTGGGGCGGTATAGGTCTCCAGATGGGCGTGGGATATACCGTGTCATATTTCGTTTACACCATCGGAACCCTCATTACCGATGCACAGAGCCTTAACATAGGCACTGCACTGGGCGGTCTTTTGGTTGTGGCGGTATTTGTTATAATAATTGTATCACTCATCAATTCCACCAACAAGAAAATCAAAGAGGAATACGCACTCAAAAAAGCGTAA